From a single Acidobacteriota bacterium genomic region:
- a CDS encoding VWA domain-containing protein: MKKILLSLMFGPALFGAIAVSGAFAQGVILPIPCDSRPCRPRPVPQPLPNVLPVKSIKLDTKIEGQVATTHVEQVFRNDTRFTLEGTYFFPIPDGASVVEFAIWEDGKRLVGEVRSREEARRIYDEIVRRQRDPGLLEYAGKDLLQASIFPIPPNSDKKVELRYTQILKAESGTVAYRYPLGTGRNLWRGRPGAEGGVANMPPQSFGTVSGKIEIVGREPLRNIYSPSHAIEVNRRDDRRAVVSFESSDNDKDVQLFYGLSEADFSMSLLTYREPGKDGYFLLTLSPRDDLGEREIVSKDIVFVLDTSGSMADAGKMEKARAALLFGIRTLRDSDRFNVIGFAGEERLMESGLIRADAGGKKKGEEFVERLQPTGGTNINDALIASLKQFESGNRPKMLVFMTDGLPTVGETNATKILSNFKAARKIDVRVFPFGFGYDVNTALLDKLGTENSGISDYVQPQEDLEVKVSSFFARVSSPVLSDVEIDLGPIQAEMVYPRKPGDLFKGMQTTLIGRYRNESDLRDVVVTLSGKTGNAPKAYDFRGLDFPRRATQNDFLPRLWATRRVGWLVEAIRANGETKEVKDEIVELGTRFGIVTPYTSYLATDGSFVSSRRAGSGLIAPPAVRPRSLEDESGRDAVALSVQQNTQKSNVTLAERSDMRAEDQVTVKRSAENQFVANRNFFLENEVWVDADIRPETKLPETEVQFGSEEYYRLISREPMLAQYFALGEQVSVIWNGRVYRVVK, translated from the coding sequence ATGAAAAAGATCCTTTTGAGTTTGATGTTCGGTCCGGCACTGTTCGGAGCGATCGCTGTGTCCGGGGCGTTTGCCCAGGGCGTTATTTTGCCTATTCCATGTGATTCGCGGCCCTGCCGGCCAAGGCCGGTCCCGCAGCCTTTGCCGAATGTCTTGCCGGTCAAATCGATAAAGCTCGACACGAAAATCGAGGGCCAGGTCGCGACGACACACGTGGAACAGGTCTTCCGCAACGACACGCGATTTACGCTTGAGGGAACGTATTTTTTCCCGATCCCCGATGGTGCGTCGGTCGTCGAATTTGCCATTTGGGAGGACGGGAAGCGGCTTGTCGGCGAGGTCCGCAGTCGCGAGGAGGCCCGCCGCATTTACGACGAGATAGTCCGCCGTCAGCGAGACCCGGGCTTGCTCGAGTATGCGGGCAAGGACCTGCTTCAGGCCTCGATATTTCCGATCCCGCCAAATTCCGATAAGAAGGTCGAGCTTCGATACACACAGATCCTGAAAGCCGAATCGGGCACCGTCGCATACCGATATCCGCTCGGGACGGGCCGCAACCTCTGGCGGGGAAGGCCCGGGGCGGAAGGCGGTGTCGCAAATATGCCGCCGCAGTCTTTCGGGACGGTTTCGGGCAAGATCGAGATCGTCGGCCGCGAGCCATTGCGAAATATTTACTCGCCTTCGCACGCGATCGAGGTCAATCGCCGCGATGACCGGCGGGCTGTTGTTTCCTTTGAATCGAGCGATAACGATAAGGATGTTCAGCTCTTCTACGGGCTTTCCGAAGCTGATTTCAGCATGTCACTCCTGACCTATCGCGAACCCGGAAAGGACGGGTACTTTTTGCTTACGCTCTCGCCGCGTGATGACCTCGGCGAACGTGAGATCGTCAGCAAGGACATCGTTTTCGTATTGGACACCAGCGGTTCGATGGCCGATGCCGGCAAGATGGAAAAGGCGCGAGCCGCACTGTTATTTGGCATTAGGACTCTGCGAGACAGCGACCGCTTTAACGTCATCGGCTTTGCGGGCGAAGAGCGGTTGATGGAAAGCGGATTGATCCGGGCGGACGCCGGCGGCAAGAAGAAGGGCGAGGAATTCGTTGAACGTCTGCAGCCGACGGGCGGAACCAATATCAACGATGCGCTGATCGCCTCGCTCAAGCAATTCGAGTCCGGCAACCGGCCGAAGATGCTTGTCTTTATGACGGATGGCTTGCCGACGGTCGGCGAAACGAACGCAACAAAGATACTTTCTAACTTCAAGGCCGCTCGGAAGATAGACGTCCGCGTCTTTCCGTTCGGGTTTGGTTATGACGTCAACACGGCATTGCTCGATAAGCTCGGCACTGAGAACTCGGGCATTTCCGATTACGTCCAGCCGCAGGAAGACCTCGAGGTAAAAGTCTCGAGCTTCTTCGCGAGGGTAAGTTCGCCGGTGCTTTCGGACGTTGAGATCGACCTCGGGCCGATCCAGGCCGAAATGGTCTATCCGCGAAAGCCGGGCGACCTTTTCAAGGGGATGCAGACGACGCTGATCGGACGATACCGCAATGAAAGCGACCTGCGGGATGTGGTCGTGACGCTCAGCGGCAAGACCGGAAATGCGCCAAAGGCATACGATTTTCGCGGGCTCGATTTCCCCAGGCGGGCGACTCAAAATGACTTCTTGCCAAGGCTCTGGGCGACGCGGCGGGTCGGCTGGCTGGTCGAAGCGATCCGTGCGAACGGCGAGACAAAGGAGGTCAAGGACGAGATCGTCGAGCTCGGAACGCGTTTCGGCATCGTTACGCCCTACACCTCATACCTCGCGACCGATGGAAGCTTCGTTTCGTCCCGCAGGGCGGGCAGCGGTCTTATTGCACCGCCGGCTGTCAGGCCACGATCACTTGAGGACGAAAGCGGCCGTGATGCCGTTGCCCTGAGCGTTCAGCAGAACACGCAGAAGTCGAATGTCACGCTCGCCGAGCGGTCAGATATGCGGGCCGAGGATCAGGTGACCGTTAAGCGTTCGGCGGAGAACCAGTTCGTCGCGAACCGGAACTTCTTCCTTGAGAACGAGGTCTGGGTCGATGCCGACATCCGGCCGGAGACCAAGCTGCCAGAGACAGAAGTGCAATTTGGAAGCGAAGAGTACTACCGTCTTATTAGTCGCGAACCGATGCTGGCTCAGTATTTCGCTCTCGGCGAACAGGTCTCGGTCATCTGGAATGGCCGCGTCTATCGTGTCGTGAAATAA